A genomic window from Yoonia rosea includes:
- a CDS encoding cation-translocating P-type ATPase: MPKNRAENPHAQSVEDIGDRLGVDLAQGLDPSQVRERLACYGPNRLRRQKKKSTLSILVRQFKGIIVWLLAAAAIMSFVLGDIAEGIAIAVVLLINGAIGFFTELRAARAMEALMQLAEVQTRVRRGGDVRKIDAHEIVPGDVVILEAGDVVTADLRLTKVSQIMVDESVLTGESVPVIKSIDPTVLDASLGDRTSMAFKGTAITLGAGEGVVVATGMDTEIGQISELAQTAQSDTTPLERRLDTLGHRLVWLTLSLAVLTVVMGILRGHDPAGMVQTGVALAVAAVPEGLPVVATLSLAHGMWRMSQRNAVIRQLSSVETLGATTVILTDKTGTLTENRMSAVRYLLADADVKVESDGDVPKFVLQGNSVDPASDDRLGWAIRIGALCNNADLGDGTKHHHSGDPMEIALLSLAQKVGFGRSGLLEGNAKVQQHAFDPDSKMMATVHRAADGYLVAVKGAPEAVIDVCTQIRTADGTRDMDDHAQQDCKDRSAAAAGEGLRLLALAMKHVDSQDAVPYEGLTLVGLVCLLDPVRADVPDAIAAGRKAGVRVVMMTGDHANTAETIAREAGLGCGDLTVVEGRELAGLDADRISDQERRRVLAADVFARVAPDTKLKLVSLYQKSGHIVAVTGDGVNDAPALKKADIGIAMGQRGTQVAQEAAHMILQDDAFATIIVAMRQGRVIFDNIRRFVVYLMSCNVSEVLVVGIAVGAGLPAPLLPLQILFLNLVTDVFPAFALGLGRGDENIMHKPPRDPAQEIVNRPRWMLIGILGAAITAATLAAFVLALYWLGLESGAAITVAFLTLALAQLWNVFNVRDPGAGVLKNEVTRNVYVWGAIVLCLGLIGLALWVPWFARLLGLPDPGWDGLALAAGASLVPLVLGQCWHVVAGPDWLSRHDKAHQG; this comes from the coding sequence ATGCCCAAAAACCGCGCCGAGAATCCGCATGCGCAGTCTGTCGAGGATATTGGCGACCGGTTGGGCGTCGATCTCGCGCAGGGGCTTGATCCATCTCAGGTGCGGGAACGCCTGGCTTGCTACGGACCGAACCGGCTGCGACGACAGAAAAAGAAGAGCACGCTCTCGATCCTCGTGCGCCAGTTCAAAGGCATCATCGTCTGGCTGCTTGCCGCTGCTGCGATCATGTCTTTCGTTCTGGGGGACATCGCAGAAGGGATCGCAATTGCTGTCGTTTTGCTGATTAACGGGGCGATCGGTTTCTTCACAGAACTTAGGGCCGCGCGCGCGATGGAGGCCCTGATGCAACTTGCCGAAGTGCAAACGCGGGTGCGCCGCGGTGGCGATGTGCGCAAGATCGACGCACATGAGATCGTACCCGGCGATGTTGTGATCCTTGAGGCCGGTGACGTGGTGACAGCAGACCTGCGCCTGACCAAGGTCTCGCAAATTATGGTCGATGAGTCCGTGCTGACCGGTGAATCTGTGCCGGTTATCAAATCAATAGACCCGACTGTGTTGGACGCCTCTTTGGGCGACCGCACAAGCATGGCATTCAAGGGGACAGCGATCACACTGGGCGCTGGTGAGGGGGTGGTTGTTGCGACGGGCATGGACACTGAAATCGGCCAAATCAGTGAACTGGCACAAACGGCGCAAAGCGACACCACCCCGCTGGAACGCAGGCTGGACACGCTGGGGCATCGGCTGGTCTGGCTGACACTGTCGCTGGCAGTCTTGACTGTCGTAATGGGGATTTTGCGTGGCCATGACCCTGCCGGGATGGTGCAGACCGGCGTCGCGTTGGCCGTTGCCGCAGTTCCTGAAGGATTGCCCGTTGTCGCGACGCTCAGCCTTGCACACGGGATGTGGCGGATGAGCCAGCGCAACGCAGTGATCAGGCAACTATCGTCCGTCGAAACACTTGGGGCCACGACCGTGATTTTGACCGACAAGACGGGGACGCTGACCGAAAATCGCATGAGCGCAGTGCGGTATCTGCTGGCTGATGCTGATGTGAAAGTCGAAAGCGACGGCGACGTGCCCAAATTTGTGCTTCAAGGGAATTCAGTCGATCCCGCGAGCGATGACCGTCTTGGTTGGGCGATCCGCATCGGGGCGTTGTGCAATAATGCCGATTTGGGCGATGGCACAAAGCACCATCATTCGGGCGATCCGATGGAAATCGCGCTTCTGTCGCTTGCCCAGAAAGTTGGGTTCGGGCGAAGTGGATTGCTGGAAGGAAATGCGAAAGTCCAACAACACGCTTTTGATCCGGACAGCAAGATGATGGCCACGGTACATCGCGCCGCTGACGGCTATCTGGTGGCCGTGAAAGGAGCGCCGGAAGCCGTGATTGACGTCTGCACGCAGATCCGGACGGCAGATGGCACGCGCGACATGGACGATCACGCACAACAGGACTGCAAAGACCGCAGTGCAGCGGCTGCGGGCGAAGGCCTGCGCCTGTTGGCGCTGGCGATGAAGCACGTCGATAGCCAGGATGCGGTTCCCTATGAGGGGCTCACGCTGGTCGGTCTTGTGTGCTTGCTTGATCCTGTGCGCGCTGACGTTCCGGATGCAATCGCGGCGGGCCGCAAGGCGGGCGTCCGTGTTGTCATGATGACCGGCGATCACGCCAACACGGCCGAAACGATAGCACGAGAAGCGGGTTTGGGCTGTGGTGACCTGACTGTGGTCGAAGGCCGCGAACTGGCCGGTCTGGATGCTGACCGGATCAGTGACCAAGAGCGCAGGCGTGTACTGGCAGCGGATGTTTTTGCCCGTGTGGCCCCTGACACAAAACTCAAGCTGGTGTCGCTTTACCAGAAATCGGGGCATATTGTTGCGGTGACCGGTGACGGGGTCAACGATGCACCAGCCCTTAAGAAAGCCGATATCGGCATCGCCATGGGGCAACGTGGTACACAGGTCGCGCAAGAGGCGGCGCATATGATTTTGCAGGACGATGCCTTTGCAACCATCATCGTTGCGATGCGTCAGGGCCGCGTGATTTTCGACAACATTCGCAGGTTTGTTGTCTATCTGATGTCATGCAACGTCAGCGAGGTTCTCGTGGTCGGCATTGCGGTTGGCGCAGGGTTGCCAGCACCTTTGTTGCCGTTGCAGATCCTGTTTCTGAACCTTGTCACCGATGTATTTCCGGCGTTCGCGCTTGGTCTGGGGCGCGGCGATGAGAACATCATGCACAAACCGCCGCGCGATCCTGCACAAGAGATCGTCAACCGCCCAAGGTGGATGCTGATCGGGATTCTGGGGGCTGCAATTACTGCGGCCACACTCGCGGCCTTTGTCCTCGCGCTATATTGGCTGGGTCTGGAAAGCGGGGCGGCGATCACAGTTGCTTTTCTTACTCTGGCGCTGGCGCAACTTTGGAATGTGTTCAACGTGCGTGATCCTGGTGCGGGGGTTCTCAAGAATGAAGTCACGCGCAACGTCTATGTCTGGGGGGCAATTGTGCTTTGTCTCGGGCTGATCGGTCTGGCGCTATGGGTGCCGTGGTTTGCACGTCTTCTTGGTCTGCCAGATCCCGGCTGGGATGGGCTGGCCCTTGCTGCGGGGGCAAGTCTGGTGCCGCTTGTTCTTGGACAGTGCTGGCATGTTGTTGCGGGACCTGACTGGTTGAGCCGTCATGACAAAGCCCATCAAGGATGA
- a CDS encoding phage tail protein: MMEPFLAQIILFGGNFAPRGWAFCDGQLLPISSNTALFSILGTEFGGDGRNTFALPDLRGRVPMHAGAGPGLTPRRIGDRVGLENVALVASQLPPHSHEMLVASAAAANNRAADDAIGRSDIYVNNDMSDETTQPSIALNDRTIGSTGDGQRHENMQPTLCINYIIALQGLFPSRS; this comes from the coding sequence ATAATGGAACCATTTCTCGCGCAAATCATACTCTTCGGGGGCAATTTCGCCCCGCGTGGCTGGGCTTTTTGTGACGGGCAGCTTTTGCCGATTTCGAGTAATACTGCCCTGTTTTCAATCCTTGGAACGGAATTTGGCGGCGACGGACGCAACACTTTTGCCTTGCCTGACTTGCGCGGACGGGTGCCAATGCACGCTGGCGCCGGCCCGGGTTTAACGCCTCGCCGGATCGGTGACAGGGTCGGTCTTGAAAATGTGGCGCTTGTTGCATCGCAGCTGCCCCCCCACAGCCATGAAATGCTGGTGGCCTCCGCTGCGGCAGCAAACAACCGCGCGGCAGACGATGCCATCGGGCGGTCCGACATTTATGTTAACAATGATATGTCCGACGAGACGACCCAGCCCTCAATCGCACTGAACGATCGCACCATCGGGAGCACTGGTGACGGTCAGCGACACGAAAACATGCAGCCAACGCTTTGCATTAACTATATCATTGCACTGCAAGGGCTCTTCCCGTCACGTAGCTAA
- a CDS encoding cytochrome d ubiquinol oxidase subunit II: MTEVPITLAGFIIVDTVLFIIEMGLLDPFLILTAKLSFAMLVMHGGAWLTLKAKDVVQKRARAIVSIAALVTVGAYVLAGLLMAVGI; the protein is encoded by the coding sequence ATGACCGAAGTCCCCATCACACTGGCAGGTTTTATCATTGTCGACACGGTTCTGTTCATCATCGAAATGGGCCTGCTTGATCCGTTCTTGATCCTTACGGCTAAGCTGTCTTTTGCGATGCTGGTAATGCACGGCGGCGCCTGGCTGACGCTGAAAGCGAAAGATGTGGTTCAGAAGCGAGCCCGCGCGATCGTTTCGATTGCGGCTTTGGTCACTGTTGGGGCCTATGTTTTGGCAGGCCTCTTGATGGCGGTGGGCATTTAA
- a CDS encoding DUF4331 family protein, producing MLRRNLAFATAFFCAAFQASDVSASDHRDAPTTQLYPMSDIGDNFLFRGAQTDGLTMAYTLNPLSGSGAPGTLGSDDIKLDPDLIYMFRLDLDGDARADIAYKVRVRDIEGERQRQTVELRIAEGEEARSNRWNGREIARGHTTALNRALEVTEGENGELLFIGPRRDPFFFDFTTVQAPAALAIKQALAGGDNLPAEPTSIGAFGISDMTLIVLEIPGLADQAVNYWAVVADRDGLSVDRMGRAGVQGIFFVDPPVGYNPARYLPVDPTYPTVGDFNNAYNAANPDEGLARFGDQFAFSFSRLEVEENKLEETVAYYAPDMLTWDPALPAAYPNGRSFAEDAIYWTIKDINPFFYAAPDSFLPRSSDQALNMEKFPYAAPSFNQAWKPGIPVRPVAPIYMDEE from the coding sequence GTGTTACGCCGCAACCTCGCATTTGCCACCGCCTTTTTCTGCGCCGCTTTTCAGGCCTCCGACGTCAGTGCGTCCGATCACCGCGACGCACCAACCACACAGCTTTATCCGATGTCAGACATCGGTGATAATTTCCTGTTCCGAGGTGCGCAAACGGACGGTTTGACGATGGCTTATACGCTCAACCCTCTGTCAGGCAGTGGCGCGCCGGGCACGCTCGGGTCCGATGATATCAAGCTTGATCCTGATCTGATCTACATGTTCCGGCTGGATCTTGACGGTGATGCGCGCGCGGATATCGCTTATAAAGTCAGGGTCCGCGATATTGAGGGCGAGCGGCAGAGACAAACCGTTGAACTTCGGATAGCCGAAGGCGAAGAGGCCCGATCGAACCGTTGGAACGGCCGCGAAATTGCACGCGGCCACACCACTGCGCTCAATCGCGCGCTAGAAGTCACCGAAGGTGAGAACGGCGAACTGCTGTTTATCGGCCCACGGCGCGATCCGTTCTTTTTTGACTTCACCACTGTGCAAGCCCCGGCCGCCCTTGCGATCAAACAGGCACTTGCAGGTGGCGACAACCTGCCAGCCGAACCCACCTCTATCGGGGCCTTCGGGATTTCGGATATGACACTGATCGTGCTTGAAATCCCAGGTCTGGCCGATCAGGCGGTCAACTACTGGGCGGTGGTCGCGGACCGCGACGGCTTGTCCGTCGACCGGATGGGGCGCGCGGGTGTGCAGGGTATCTTCTTTGTCGATCCGCCCGTCGGATACAATCCGGCGCGCTATCTGCCCGTTGACCCCACATATCCAACTGTTGGTGATTTCAACAACGCCTATAACGCTGCAAACCCTGATGAAGGGCTCGCGCGCTTTGGCGATCAATTTGCCTTCAGCTTTAGTCGGCTTGAGGTCGAAGAAAACAAGCTGGAAGAGACTGTGGCCTACTATGCGCCCGACATGCTGACATGGGACCCTGCGCTGCCAGCGGCATATCCAAACGGTCGCAGCTTTGCCGAAGACGCCATCTACTGGACGATCAAGGATATCAACCCGTTCTTCTACGCGGCCCCCGACAGCTTCCTGCCGCGTAGCTCTGATCAGGCACTGAATATGGAAAAGTTCCCCTATGCTGCGCCCTCTTTCAACCAGGCATGGAAGCCGGGAATTCCGGTCCGGCCCGTTGCACCGATCTACATGGACGAGGAATGA